CGCAAGCGCCATCCCGAACTCACGTTTCATGGCGTGATCATCGGCGGGCTGCTGGCCAGCGAAGGGAGCGACGAAGCCTACGTGGCAAGGCTCAAAGGGCAGGCCGCTAGCTTGCTAAGCGAAAGGCGACTAACCTTCACCGGCTATCGGCATGACCTGCCGCGCCTGCTCGAGGTGCTGGATCTGGTCTGCGTGCCCTCGACCAACGAAGCCTTCGGGTTGACGGTCATCGAAGCGATGGCCGCCGGCAAGGCGGTGATCGGCGCCGACAGCGGGGCGATCCCGGAACTGCTCGATGAGACCTGCGGTCGGCTGGCGCCCCCGGACGATGCCGGCGCCTGGGCGGATATCATGGCCCTGCTGGTAAGCGACGCTACGCTGCGTCAGACACTGGGTGACGCGGCTCAGCGCATGGCTCGCCAACGCTTTTCAGTAGTCGCCCATATCACGGCGCTGATCGAGGCCTATGCCGGTTCAAGCAAAGCCCATCCCGATTCAAGCAAGGAGAGTGTGGAGTGAAAGCCTGGGTGGAGAAGGGGGGATACCTCAACGATACGGGTAGACGCTGGCTATCGCGGCTGCATGTGGAAAACGTCAAGCGCATCCTGGTGATTCGGCAGTGTGCGTTCGGCGACATGATGGCCACGCGCCCGTTCCTGGTCGAGCTGAGACGCTTCTTTCCGGGAGCCCATATCACGCTGAGCACGATCAGTCGCTATCAGTATGCTCTGCCTGAGGAGCTGGTCGATGAGGTGCACGTCCTCGATACTCAGGGCTCGCTCATCGAGCAGTGGCGTTCGCTCAACTCCCTGCCACAGTACGATGTGCTGTTCGACCTGGCCGACACGGCTCGCTCGCGGCTGCTGACGCTGGTCACCAAGTCGCGCGTCAAGCTGGGTTTTCCCTACCACCAGATCCTCAACCGTGTGCTGTTCGATATCGGCATCCTGCGCTCCGACTTCCACTACGAAGCGGAGGTGCTGCTCGATTTCCTCAAGATCATGGGGCACAAGCCGCGCTATCCGCTGGAATTCGCCATGCCGCGCCATCAGCGCGCCTCGGCGCAGCCGCGCATCGTCTATTTCCCCTTCGCCGCGGATGCCGAGAAGTCGCTCTCAGCGGGCTCCTGGTGTCAGGTCGTCGAGCATGCCGCGACCCAGTTCCCGCACTACCGACATGTACTGCTGGAGGGGCACAAGGAGGAGGAGAGCGGCGACTTCATGGCCGAAGTGATCGCCCGGCACGCCAACGTCGAAGTGCAGCCGCGCATATCGCTCGAAGCGCTGGGTGACTTCATGGCGCAGTCCAGCGTGCTGGTTTCGGGCGACACCGGAGTCCGTAACCTGGCACTGGCCACGCATACCCCGACGCTGGGGATCTTCTTCATGACGGTGCCGTTTCGCTACTGGCCGCGCTATGAGGATTTCCACGAAGCGGTGTTCCATCGGGATGGGCAGGTGCCCGGCAAGAGCGACATCATTACCGGGCTTGCCACCCTACTCGAGCGGCTCTATCCCGAGCGCGGGCCCTTCGAGGCGGAGTGTATATCCCCACCATAACCCTCGCGGATCGGCGCCATGGCCTGGCCAGCGCCAAACTTCTCCAGCGAGCGTGCCAGACGCTGCAGGTTGGCTTCGCGCCAGGCGCCATCGCGGCGCAGTCGGCAACGGTCGAGGTCGATCAGCCATACCCGTTCATCGCCATCGATCAGCAGATTACGGGCATTGAGATCGACATGATCGAGCCCCGCCTCGTGAAAACGGCGGATGGTGGCGCCTACCTCATGCAGCAGTGCTTCGCGGGCCTGCGCCGAACTTTTATCAAGGTCCTCATCCAGCCATGCCGCCAGGGCGCGGGCGCCGCGCAGCCGCACCGTGATCAGCGCAGCCTCGTAGGTGGCGCCGTGGCGCCAGACGCAGGCACCTACCGGAGGAGGCACCGGCAGCTTCAGGGCGCGTAGCTCGGCCGTCAGGCGCAGTTCGCGAAAGGCACGGCTACGCTCGAGTCCCGTCCACAGGTAGCGTTTATTCGCCAGCCGGGCGGCGAGCCCGCCACGCCGGTAGGGACGCAGCACCCACTGTTGCTGGCTGGCCTGGAGGAACAGGCTGGCGCCTCGCCCCGGCGCCTCGCCGATGACGGCGCCTTCGGTGCGCCAATGATCGGCAGTAAAGTGCAGCGGGCTGATTTGTGACGAGCCAAGCGCCTCACTTACACTAGGCTCATCATATAGAATGAACGCCTTTTCCCTCTGGAACGTTGCCAAGCGCATGAAGCATCCTCTGCCCACCCGCCCCAAGCACATCGGCGTGCTGAGACTCTCCGCCCTGGGCGATGTGTGTAATCTGGTGCCCACCGTGCGTGCCATGCAACGCCAGTGGCCGGACGCCCGCATTACCTGGATCATCGGCAAGGGCGAGCATAGTCTACTGGCGGGACTCACAGGGGTCGAGTTCGTGGTCTACGACAAGGCCACGGGACTTGCCGGCATGCGCGAGGTCTGGCATCAGCTCGCCGATACACGCTTCGACGTGCTGCTGCACATGCAGCAGGCGCTGCGGGCCAGCGTGCTGGCGCTGGGGCTCAAGGTCGACGTGCGTGTCGGATATGACAAGGAGCGCAGCAAGGATGGGCAGCGCTGGTTCACACATCGCAAGTTGCCGCCCAATTCCAATGTCCATGTGGTGGAGTCATTCATGGATTTCGCCCGACTACTGGGAGTTGAGGACACATCGCTCGAGTGGCGTCTGCCGATTCCCGAGGTTGCCCGGGACGAGGCCTTGCGGCTCACCGGCGAGGCGTCCTACCTGCTGATCAGTCCCTGCAGCAGCGTGCGCTTGCGTAACTATCGCAACTGGTCGGCGGAGGGATTTGCCTCGGTGATCGAGCACGCCTGGTCCCAGTATCGTCTGAAAACGATGCTGACCGGGAGCGGGACGACGGTGGAGCGCGAGATGGGTGCGCGCATTGCCGCTCTGGCACCTCGGGAGGCACTGATCGATGGCATCGGCCGTGTCTCGCTCAAGGGGCTGCTGGCGCTGATCGAGCGGGCGCGAGTGGTGATCGCCCCGGACTCCGGCCCGGTGCACATGGCCAATGCCTTGGGTACGCCCACCATCGGCCTCTATGCCACCTCCAATCTCGAGCGCACCGGCCCCTACTGCTGGCGGCATAAGGCGGTGGATCGTTATCCCGAGGCCGTGCGTACCTATCTGCACAAGGAGCCCGAGGAGCTCTCCTGGGGGGAGCGAGTCCGGCATCCCAATGCCATGTCACTGATTCACGCCGAGGATGTGATCGAACGCCTCGACGACTTGCTAGCGGAGCTCTCCAATGAAGCTTGATTTTACTGCCCTGGAACAGGCGCGCCTTCTGGTGATCGGTGATGTCATGCTTGATCGCTACTGGCACGGCGGTACCTCGCGCATTTCGCCGGAGGCGCCGGTGCCGGTGGTCAAGGTCAATGGTGCCGACGACCGTCCCGGCGGTGCGGCCAACGTGGCGCTCAATATCGCCTCGCTGGGGGGGCACGTGGGGCTGGCCGGGCTGGTTGGCGACGACAGCAACGCCCAGCTGCTCACTGAGTGTCTGGAGAGTGCCAATGTGAGTACTCACTTCCAGCGTAGCCCCGATGTACCGACGATCACCAAGCTGCGGGTAATGAGCCGCAACCAGCAGTTGATCCGTCTCGATTTCGAGGAGCCGCTCGGTCAGGTCGACACTCGCGCCTTGACCATGAAGGTCGAGGAGGCGCTGCAGGACGTCGATCTGATCATTCTCTCCGACTACGGCAAGGGGACGCTCAACCGGGTCGAGGAGCTGATCGCATTGGCGCGGAGGACCGGCAAGCGGGTGCTGATCGACCCCAAGGGTAGCGATTTCGGCAAGTATCGCGGTGCCAGCGTGATCACTCCCAATCTCAGCGAATTCGAAGGCGTGGTCGGCGAATGCCGCGATGATGACGAACTGGCCGCCAAGGGCGAGGCGCTGCGGGCCGAGCTCGGTCTAGAGGCGCTGTTGATCACGCGCAGCGAGAAGGGCATGACGCTGATTCGCGAGGCGCACGCTCCCCTGCACCTGCCGACCAACGCCCGCGAAGTGTTTGACGTTACCGGTGCTGGGGATACCGTGATCGGCGTGCTTGGCCTGGCGCTGGCCGCCGGTCACGGTTTTCCCGAGGCGATGATGCTGGCCAACCTGGCAGCGGGCCTGGTGGTCGCCAAGCCGGGCACCGCCACGCTCTCGATTGCCGAACTCTACACCGCCCTGCATGGCGACAAGCTGGCCGAGTTCGGCGTCATCGACGAGGCGCCCCTGGTGGAGGCCGTGCGCGCCGCCCAGGCCCGCGGTGAGCGTGTGGTGATGACCAATGGCTGTTTCGACATCCTGCATGCCGGCCACGTGGCCTACCTGGAGCATGCCCGTCAGCTCGGCGATCGGTTGATCATCGCCGTCAACGACGACGACTCGATCGGCCGCCTCAAGGGGCCCAAGCGACCCATCAATCCTCTGACGCGACGCATGCAGGTGCTGGCTGGGTTGGGTGCGGTAGACTGGGTGGTGCCCTTCAGCGAGGATACCCCGCAGCGGCTGATCGAGGCGGTGCTGCCCGATATCCTGGTCAAGGGGGGCGACTACCGCCCCGACGAGATCGCTGGTGGCGAGGCGGTGATCGCCAACGGGGGCGAAGTGATGGTGCTCGGCTTCGAGGATGGCGTCTCGACCACGGCGATGATCTCCACCATCCTCGATCGTGAGCGTTGATGAGCGCACCGAGGTGGCCGCGTTGGCTCTATTCGGCGGCACTCTACCTCCTGGCGCCGCTGATCTGGAAACGGGTCTGGCGCGAGCAGGCGGCTCATCACCCGCGCCGCCAACGCCTCGGCCTTGGCGTGGAGCGCCCCGAGGGGGCGGTGATCTGGCTGCACTGTGCCTCGGTGGGGGAAGTGCTGGCCGCACGCCCCTTGATCGAGGCACTGCTTGCGCACTACCCTGATCATCACCTGCGCGTGACCACCATGACCGCTACCGGCGCCGATCGCGTGGCGGTGCTGGCCGCTTCCCCGGCATTCAACGGGCGAGTGAGTCACTCCTTTCTGCCGCTGGATTTCCCTGGCGCGGCGCGCCATTTCGTTTGTCAATTGCGCCCCTCACTGGTGCTGCTCTTCGAGACCGAGCTGTGGCCCAACCTGCTGCACGCCTGTCATCGTCAGCGGATACCGGTAGCGGTGGTCAATGGGCGTCTATCGGAGCGCGCCTTCAGGCGTTACCGCCACTTGAAGCCCCTGATGCGAGGCGCGCTGCAGCACATCGGCTGGCTGGCAGCCAAGTCCGAGGCCGATCTCGAGCGCTTCGAGGCGCTCGGCATGGCGCGTGAGCGAAGTCAGGCGGTAGGTTCGCTCAAGTTCGACCAGCGTGTCGATACCAAGGAACAGGAGGTGAGTGAGCACTTACGTACCTGTCTCGGCGAGCGACCGATCTGGGTGGCGGGCTCCACTCATCCCGGCGAGGACGAACAGCTGCTCGCGGCCCACGGGCGACTGCGGGAATCGTTCCCCGAGGCGCTGCTGATCCTGGTGCCGCGTCACCCGCAACGCTTCGATGCGGTGGCCGCCTTGTGCCGTGAGCGCGGCGTAGAAGTGGCAAGGCGCTCTCGCAACGCGTGGCCCGGAACTGATTCGGCGATCTATCTCGGCGATACCATGGGTGAGCTAGCGGGTCTGTATGGCGCCGGTGATATCGCCTTCGTGGGGGGCAGCCTGATTCCGGTGGGTGGCCATAACCTGCTTGAGCCCGCCGCACTGGGAGTGCCGGTGATCAGCGGGCCGTCAATGGACAATTTCCTGGATGTCGTCGAGGTCATGCGAGATGCCGGTGCGCTCATCGAGGTGGATGACAGCGAGGCATTGGCGGACGAGCTGCGTCGTCTGTTTGGCGACGCTGAGACCCGCCAGCGACTCGGCGATGCGGGACGGGGCGTGGTCGAGGCCAAGCGTGGTGCCCTTGAGCGCACCATGCATGGCCTCCGCGCGCTCTATTCAAGATAGTGAGCGCTTACTTGGCAAACCTCTCGACGCCCGTTTCGGTACCCAGCAGCAGGATATCCGCCCCCCGCACAGCGAACAGGCCGTTGGTGACCACACCGACGATGGCGTTCAAGCGGGCCTCCATGGCCACCGGATCCTCGATCATGAAGTCGAAGCAGTCGATGATCTGGTTGCCGTTGTCGGTGGTTACACCTTGCCGGTAGACCGGGTCGGCGCCCATTTTGACCAGCTCGCGAGCCACATAGGAGCGCGCCATGGGGATCACCTCGACGGGAAGCGGAAAGGCGCCCAGGGTCGCGACACGCTTGGAGGCATCGGCGATGCAGATGAAACGTTCGCTGCAGGCGGCGACGATCTTTTCACGAGTCAGCGCTGCCCCTCCGCCCTTGATCATGTTGAGCTGGGCATCGATCTCGTCGGCACCGTCGATATAGAAAGGAACGCTGCCCACTGAATTGAGTTCGAACACCTCGATCCCGTGGCCTTCGAGGCGCTGGGCGGTAGCTTCGGAGCTTGCCACGGCACCCCTGAACTCGCCGTGCAGCTCGGCGAGTCGGTCGATGAACAGATTGGCGGTTGAGCCGGTCCCGATGCCAAGCATGGTAGCGCGGGTGAGCCAGGGGCGAATCTCGTCGATGGCGGCTGCGGCAACCGCGTCCTTGAGTTCATCTTGCGTCATGAAAGCTGTCCTGTGGTTGGGCGGTAATGCACGAGCACCTAATCGTGAGTGCGGCCCATTATAGGCGACCGAGGCCGCGCTGTAGATGGAAGAGGTGCGCGGCGCTGGACGTCGGCACATACAACTGCTACCTATAGGGTTTTCTCGATCAAGGGCTTACGCTCAAGCTCGCGCCATTGCCAGGACATCAGGATGCTCGAAGATACCGTCAAGAAGATACTCCAGGCCAAGGTCTACGATGCGGCGCGCGAAACGCCGATCTCCCCGGCATCCTTTCTCTCCCGTCGCTTCAACAACACCATCCTGATCAAGCGCGAGGACCTCCAGCCGGTCTACTCCTTCAAGATTCGTGGCGCCTACAACAAGATGACACTGCTGACCGAGGCGCAGAAGGCGAAAGGCGTGATTGCCGCCTCGGCGGGCAATCACGCCCAGGGGCTGGCCATGGCCGCCAAGCAGATGGGGGTCAAGGCGGTAATCGTGATGCCGCGCATCACGCCGGACATCAAGGTTCAGGCGGTGCGCGCTCGTGGCGCGAAGGTAGTGCTCAAGGGCGACGCCTTCGGTGAGGCGCTCGAGCACGCCCGGGAGCTGATCGAGGAGCACGACTACACCTATATCCCGCCTTTCGATGATATCGACGTGATCGCAGGCCAAGGCACCATCGCCGTGGAGATCCTGCGTCAGCACAGTGGGCCGCTGGATGCGATCTTCGTGCCGGTCGGTGGCGGTGGGTTGATCGCTGGGGTGGCGGCCTACGTCAAGTACCTGCGGCCGGACATCAAGGTGATCGGCGTCGAGGCGGACGACAGCGCCTGCCTGAAGGCGGCCCTGGCCGCAGGCAAGCGGGTGGTGCTGGACCAGGTGGGAGTGTTCGCCGAGGGAGTGGCGGTGGCGCAGATCGGCGAAGTGCCCTTTACCATCATGCGCGATCTCGTCGACGAGATGATCACCGTGACCACCGACGAGATGTGTGCCGCGGTCAAGGATATCTTCGAGGATACCCGGGCGGTGGCCGAAACCTCCGGGGCGCTGTCGCTGGCTGGACTCAAGAAGTACATCCAGCAGACCGGTGTCGAGGGGCAGACCCTGCTGTGCATCAACTCCGGGGCCAACACCAATTTCGATCGACTGCAACATATCGCCGAGCGTACCGAACTTGGCGAGCAGCGCGAGGCGATCCTGGCGGTGACCATCCCCGAGCGGCCAGGCAGCTTCAAGAAATTCTGCAAGACCATCGGCAAGCGGATGGTCACCGAGTTCAATTATCGCTATGCCGATCGCGACAATGCGCATATCTTCGTCGGCGTGCAGGTTAAGCCGGGTGGTGAAGATCGCCAGGCAGTGATCGACAAGTTGCGCGACGCCGGCTATCCGGTGGAGGACTTGACCGATGACGAGTTGGCCAAGCTGCATATTCGCCATCTGGGAGGTGGTCGACCCAAGGAGCACTTCGACGAGGAGGTTTATCGTTTCGAGTTTCCCGAACGCCCGGGAGCGTTGATGAATTTCCTGACCCATTTGCCGGGGGACTGGAATATCTCTTTATTTCATTATCGTAACCATGGCGCCGCTTATGGTCGCGTTCTGGTAGGGATGCAGCTCCCCAATGGCGATCGTATTCATGTCGAAAAGTATTTTGATGAGATCGGCTACCGCTACTGGAAGGAGACGGATAATCCCGCATATCGCTTATTTATGGCGTGATGCTCAATGCTTGATAGTGAGCGTTAACTAACTTGATAAAAGTGATTAAGACTGACTTTCATGCGTTATTCGAGGCATCGCAATAGTTGTCATTCATTCCTCTTGGCCCTATAGTCGGCGGGGCCTTGGGACGATATTAATGTTTCTTAATGTAACAAGAATTGTGGAGTAGCCGATGAAGCGCAAGCCCGATCTGGTCATGGCACTGTCTCTGGTATTTGCCATTGGTGTAGTTGCCACCGGCTATGCCCAGGCGTTGGTGGGGAGTTAAGTCGAAGCCAGCGCCATGACCAGATAGCCGAGTCAACCGGCCGATGAACCGCTCATCGGCCGGTTTTTTTTGCCTCTCGATTGCGCATCGGACGAATCACCTGGCGGTCGCTTACGATAGCATCCAGCGAAACGTCCCAAGGGGCGATGGGCAGCGCGGCAACCTGTTGGCAATGATGCCCAAGGCCGATCAGCGTCGGGCAGGGACCGCGCTGGCGGGCAAAGGCGAAACTGCGATCATAGAAGCCGCCACCCATGCCCATGCGCTGGCCGTCGGGATCGAAGCCGACCAGCGGCATCAGTACCAAGTCCAGTGCCCAGGCGGATAGCCGCCGGGCACGATGGGCACCGTGCCGGGTATCGGGCTCGCGGATGCCGAAGCGGTTGCGGATCATGGGCGTTTCAGGGTGGTGATGCACGAACCATAGCCGATGGTGGGCAAGCGGTTGCAGCACTGGCAGATAGATACGGGCGCCACGGCGCCGCAGCCATCTAATGAGGGGGGTGGGATCGATCTCGCCGTCATTGGGCAGGTAGAGGGCGACACGTCGCGCTCGCTGCACCTCCGGCAGGCGTTTCAGCCGCTGGCACAGGGCAAAGGAGGCCTGCTTGCGTTGTCGGGTGCTCAATGCGCGTCGGCGCCGCCGTAAGATGTGGCGAAGCTCGCTACGCACCGCCTGGCGATCGCTGTTGGCGATATCGCCTGGCAAGCATTGGTCACTGTCTCGTTGTGAAGTCATGTTTCACGGCAATGATTCAAGAGTTCCCCAGAGTGCCGCTGTCGTTCTGGCCCTTGAACCCAACGGTTCAAGGTGGGTGGCCGCAGACAGACCGTCAGGCTTTCCGACGCACGGACATGCACACGGGTCTGTCTAGCATTTGGCCCCCTGGGTACTGCGCATAGGCTCGAGGGACTATAACGACTGGCGCACACCCCAGGGAACCTCTTCATCCTAACAGAGGCTTGCTGCAGTCCCAAAGGAAAGCGCCAATTAATCGGCAAGGGGCGCAGGAGAGCGCGGATGGCTTGTCTGTACGTGCGCTCGGCCACACGTGCGCAGTGCACCGCTAGCGGGGCGGTGTATCGTGAAGGGCCTTGTCGAGACGCTCGTTCAGACGGGCGATGCTAGCTTCGCCCTCCTTGCGCTCCTCGAGGCTCTGCAGCAGCTCATGGGTGATATTCAGTGCGGCCATGATGGCTACCTTCTCTGCGCCAAGCACCTTTCCGCGTGAATGGATGCCTTGCATGGCGCGATCGAGATAACGCGCCGCACGCTTGAGCGGCTCCTGCTCGCTTGGCTGACAGGCAATGACATAGGCCTGCCCCAGCAGCGTGATTTCAGTGGTGGGCCGGGTTTCATCGGTCATGGCGGGCTCCCGGATGGGCCAAGAATGGGGCAGATGGGTTAGGCTAGAGAGACGATCATAAGAGAGCCCCTTGCAGGCGGTCAACGCGGCATGTCGGCTCGCCTCTTTTCCATGGAAGACTCACATGTCATTGATTAACGATCGTTACGACTTTTCCGACGTCGCCGATACCTTCCTTCTGCACGGTAGCCTGCAGACCCCCGCCTTTCTGGATGGGCGCCTGGCGGCCATGCTGGCGCTGCACGATATCACGGCCGAGGCCTGGCTCGAGGACGTCTGCGCGGCGCTGGGTATCGAACAGCCGCATGACGAGGAGAGCGCCGCCGTGCTGCTAGGTTGGCGCCGCCAGAGTCTCGAGGCGCTCGTGGCCGCCGAACTCAATTACGAGCCGCTGCTGCCCGATGAGATCTACTCGCTGAGCGAGCGGGCGCGTGGCCTGCAGGAGTGGGCGCTAGGCTTCATCGAGGTGCTGGGCGAGGTCGACGCCTCGCGCCGCGAGGCGTGGTCCGTCAACCTGCGCGAGGCGTTGGACGATCTTGAAGTGCTGAGTGGCATCGATACCGAGCTCGAGGAGAGCAGCGAGAACGAGAACGATCTGTTTGCGCTCACCGAGCATGCGCGCATGGCGGCGATGCTGCTCTACACCGAGCAGCACCCCGGCAAGCCGCAGATCGAGCAGAGCAAGGTGCCGCACTGACTCATGCCCTACGATGCCGCTTCGACGATACCACCTGCCTACCGACCTTCCAGGAGAGCCGATGACCGCCAACGCCGCGCCGCGCCCCGCCCCGATAACGCTCGATGAGTATCGTGCACGCCGCCAGGCGCTGATGGCAGCCCTGTCGCCGAACAGTGCCGTGCTGTTGCCCTCAGCGTCGCTTGCGACCCGCTCCCGCGACAGCGACTACCCCTTTCGCCAGGACAGCGATTTTCACTACCTGACCGGCTTTCCCGAGCCGGAAGCCCTGCTGCTGCTGCTGCCAGGACGCAAGGAGGGCGAAACGGTACTGTTCTGTCAGGACAAGGATGCCACGCTGGAGGCGTGGACTGGGTTCCGTCTTGGGGCGGCCGGGGCCGTCGAGAGGTTCGGCATCGATCAGGCCTTCGAGAACAGCGAGCGGGAGGCGCGGCTGT
This DNA window, taken from Halomonas sp. TA22, encodes the following:
- a CDS encoding 5-formyltetrahydrofolate cyclo-ligase; the protein is MTSQRDSDQCLPGDIANSDRQAVRSELRHILRRRRRALSTRQRKQASFALCQRLKRLPEVQRARRVALYLPNDGEIDPTPLIRWLRRRGARIYLPVLQPLAHHRLWFVHHHPETPMIRNRFGIREPDTRHGAHRARRLSAWALDLVLMPLVGFDPDGQRMGMGGGFYDRSFAFARQRGPCPTLIGLGHHCQQVAALPIAPWDVSLDAIVSDRQVIRPMRNREAKKTGR
- the ilvA gene encoding threonine ammonia-lyase, biosynthetic, producing the protein MKGLRSSSRHCQDIRMLEDTVKKILQAKVYDAARETPISPASFLSRRFNNTILIKREDLQPVYSFKIRGAYNKMTLLTEAQKAKGVIAASAGNHAQGLAMAAKQMGVKAVIVMPRITPDIKVQAVRARGAKVVLKGDAFGEALEHARELIEEHDYTYIPPFDDIDVIAGQGTIAVEILRQHSGPLDAIFVPVGGGGLIAGVAAYVKYLRPDIKVIGVEADDSACLKAALAAGKRVVLDQVGVFAEGVAVAQIGEVPFTIMRDLVDEMITVTTDEMCAAVKDIFEDTRAVAETSGALSLAGLKKYIQQTGVEGQTLLCINSGANTNFDRLQHIAERTELGEQREAILAVTIPERPGSFKKFCKTIGKRMVTEFNYRYADRDNAHIFVGVQVKPGGEDRQAVIDKLRDAGYPVEDLTDDELAKLHIRHLGGGRPKEHFDEEVYRFEFPERPGALMNFLTHLPGDWNISLFHYRNHGAAYGRVLVGMQLPNGDRIHVEKYFDEIGYRYWKETDNPAYRLFMA
- a CDS encoding UPF0149 family protein; translated protein: MSLINDRYDFSDVADTFLLHGSLQTPAFLDGRLAAMLALHDITAEAWLEDVCAALGIEQPHDEESAAVLLGWRRQSLEALVAAELNYEPLLPDEIYSLSERARGLQEWALGFIEVLGEVDASRREAWSVNLREALDDLEVLSGIDTELEESSENENDLFALTEHARMAAMLLYTEQHPGKPQIEQSKVPH
- the rpiA gene encoding ribose-5-phosphate isomerase RpiA, with protein sequence MTQDELKDAVAAAAIDEIRPWLTRATMLGIGTGSTANLFIDRLAELHGEFRGAVASSEATAQRLEGHGIEVFELNSVGSVPFYIDGADEIDAQLNMIKGGGAALTREKIVAACSERFICIADASKRVATLGAFPLPVEVIPMARSYVARELVKMGADPVYRQGVTTDNGNQIIDCFDFMIEDPVAMEARLNAIVGVVTNGLFAVRGADILLLGTETGVERFAK
- the hldE gene encoding bifunctional D-glycero-beta-D-manno-heptose-7-phosphate kinase/D-glycero-beta-D-manno-heptose 1-phosphate adenylyltransferase HldE, whose amino-acid sequence is MKLDFTALEQARLLVIGDVMLDRYWHGGTSRISPEAPVPVVKVNGADDRPGGAANVALNIASLGGHVGLAGLVGDDSNAQLLTECLESANVSTHFQRSPDVPTITKLRVMSRNQQLIRLDFEEPLGQVDTRALTMKVEEALQDVDLIILSDYGKGTLNRVEELIALARRTGKRVLIDPKGSDFGKYRGASVITPNLSEFEGVVGECRDDDELAAKGEALRAELGLEALLITRSEKGMTLIREAHAPLHLPTNAREVFDVTGAGDTVIGVLGLALAAGHGFPEAMMLANLAAGLVVAKPGTATLSIAELYTALHGDKLAEFGVIDEAPLVEAVRAAQARGERVVMTNGCFDILHAGHVAYLEHARQLGDRLIIAVNDDDSIGRLKGPKRPINPLTRRMQVLAGLGAVDWVVPFSEDTPQRLIEAVLPDILVKGGDYRPDEIAGGEAVIANGGEVMVLGFEDGVSTTAMISTILDRER
- a CDS encoding glycosyltransferase family 9 protein is translated as MKAWVEKGGYLNDTGRRWLSRLHVENVKRILVIRQCAFGDMMATRPFLVELRRFFPGAHITLSTISRYQYALPEELVDEVHVLDTQGSLIEQWRSLNSLPQYDVLFDLADTARSRLLTLVTKSRVKLGFPYHQILNRVLFDIGILRSDFHYEAEVLLDFLKIMGHKPRYPLEFAMPRHQRASAQPRIVYFPFAADAEKSLSAGSWCQVVEHAATQFPHYRHVLLEGHKEEESGDFMAEVIARHANVEVQPRISLEALGDFMAQSSVLVSGDTGVRNLALATHTPTLGIFFMTVPFRYWPRYEDFHEAVFHRDGQVPGKSDIITGLATLLERLYPERGPFEAECISPP
- a CDS encoding glycosyltransferase family 9 protein codes for the protein MKHPLPTRPKHIGVLRLSALGDVCNLVPTVRAMQRQWPDARITWIIGKGEHSLLAGLTGVEFVVYDKATGLAGMREVWHQLADTRFDVLLHMQQALRASVLALGLKVDVRVGYDKERSKDGQRWFTHRKLPPNSNVHVVESFMDFARLLGVEDTSLEWRLPIPEVARDEALRLTGEASYLLISPCSSVRLRNYRNWSAEGFASVIEHAWSQYRLKTMLTGSGTTVEREMGARIAALAPREALIDGIGRVSLKGLLALIERARVVIAPDSGPVHMANALGTPTIGLYATSNLERTGPYCWRHKAVDRYPEAVRTYLHKEPEELSWGERVRHPNAMSLIHAEDVIERLDDLLAELSNEA
- a CDS encoding 3-deoxy-D-manno-octulosonic acid kinase, which encodes MRLATFQREKAFILYDEPSVSEALGSSQISPLHFTADHWRTEGAVIGEAPGRGASLFLQASQQQWVLRPYRRGGLAARLANKRYLWTGLERSRAFRELRLTAELRALKLPVPPPVGACVWRHGATYEAALITVRLRGARALAAWLDEDLDKSSAQAREALLHEVGATIRRFHEAGLDHVDLNARNLLIDGDERVWLIDLDRCRLRRDGAWREANLQRLARSLEKFGAGQAMAPIREGYGGDIHSASKGPRSG
- a CDS encoding cell division protein ZapA, producing the protein MTDETRPTTEITLLGQAYVIACQPSEQEPLKRAARYLDRAMQGIHSRGKVLGAEKVAIMAALNITHELLQSLEERKEGEASIARLNERLDKALHDTPPR
- the waaA gene encoding lipid IV(A) 3-deoxy-D-manno-octulosonic acid transferase; amino-acid sequence: MSAPRWPRWLYSAALYLLAPLIWKRVWREQAAHHPRRQRLGLGVERPEGAVIWLHCASVGEVLAARPLIEALLAHYPDHHLRVTTMTATGADRVAVLAASPAFNGRVSHSFLPLDFPGAARHFVCQLRPSLVLLFETELWPNLLHACHRQRIPVAVVNGRLSERAFRRYRHLKPLMRGALQHIGWLAAKSEADLERFEALGMARERSQAVGSLKFDQRVDTKEQEVSEHLRTCLGERPIWVAGSTHPGEDEQLLAAHGRLRESFPEALLILVPRHPQRFDAVAALCRERGVEVARRSRNAWPGTDSAIYLGDTMGELAGLYGAGDIAFVGGSLIPVGGHNLLEPAALGVPVISGPSMDNFLDVVEVMRDAGALIEVDDSEALADELRRLFGDAETRQRLGDAGRGVVEAKRGALERTMHGLRALYSR